The following proteins are encoded in a genomic region of uncultured Methanobrevibacter sp.:
- a CDS encoding GTP-binding protein, giving the protein MAKEKEHLNLAFIGHVDHGKSTLVGHLLLKAG; this is encoded by the coding sequence ATGGCAAAAGAAAAAGAACATCTTAACTTAGCATTTATTGGACACGTTGACCACGGAAAATCCACTTTAGTTGGACACTTATTATTAAAAGCTGG